In Primulina eburnea isolate SZY01 chromosome 14, ASM2296580v1, whole genome shotgun sequence, the following proteins share a genomic window:
- the LOC140811257 gene encoding uncharacterized protein produces MQCGRTSHSRFQIPLRPTASTLCKIKKQTELAELIRRTSSIVWDEAPVANRYAFESVSKSFQDIMENQIAFGGRTMVFVGDFRQVLPVVKRGTKAEQIAANSMIIPWEGEQSIQMLIDAVFPNMINDVNDENYMVHRAIITPKNVDVDNINKMLILKFPREEKEYTSWDSVEDDNHNLFQEEFLNSLSPSGLGRNFIDAEIITGPHKGTRFFLHRMPLKSEDNSGLPFELTRRQFPIRLSFALTINKAQGQTIKNIGIFLCNHVFSHGQLYVALSRRVSQNSTKILVKDGNLHRRSGVFTRNVVFKDVLLPNRE; encoded by the exons ATGCAATGTGGAAGAACATCACATTCACGTTTTCAGATTCCACTTAGACCAACTGCATCAaccctttgcaaaataaaaaaacagACCGAACTTGCAGAACTAATAAGGCGTACATCATCTATAGTATGGGACGAGGCTCCAGTGGCAAATCGCTACGCTTTTGAATCTGTCAGTAAGAGTTTCCAAGATATTATGGAAAATCAAATAGCATTTGGAGGGAGGACAATGGTTTTTGTTGGTGATTTCCGACAAGTTTTACCAGTTGTTAAACGAGGGACAAAGGCAGAACAAATTGCTGCAA ATTCAATGATCATACCATGGGAAGgtgaacaatcaattcagatgttGATTGATGCTGTTTTCCCTAATATGATAAATGATGTTAACGATGAAAACTATATGGTCCATAGAGCCATCATCACACCGAAAAATGTTGATGTCgacaatattaataaaatgCTCATTCTCAAGTTTCCTAGAGAGGAAAAAGAGTATACATCTTGGGATAGTGTAGAAGACGACAATCACAACCTTTTTCAAGAAGAATTTTTGAATTCCCTTAGTCCAAGTG GTCTTGGTAGAAATTTCATAGATGCCGAGATCATAACAGGTCCTCATAAGGGCACCCGATTCTTTCTACATAGAATGCCCTTGAAAAGTGAAGATAACTCTGGATTACCATTTGAGTTGACACGTCGACAGTTTCCCATAAGGCTTAGTTTTGCTTTGACAATAAACAAAGCACAAGGTCAAACAATCAAAAATATTGGCATATTTTTGTGTAACCATGTGTTCAGCCACGGTCAGCTATATGTGGCACTTTCAAGAAGAGTCTCACAAAATTCTACAAAAATTTTGGTAAAAGACGGGAATTTACATCGTCGATCTGGTGTATTCACAAGAAACGTGGTTTTCAAAGACGTCTTGCTACCTAATAGAGAATGA
- the LOC140811258 gene encoding uncharacterized protein, which translates to MDRLLEQHVGNGARVRSEAVYELFNRMDPANFFGTTDPFVAKGWIKYLEVIFRYMHMVEADRVRCTIYLVKGDTSLWLKREFMSLRQGYFTVSEFVQKLDRGCHFVPLIVNDVADKLRHFLNGLRPTIHRDVMLTDLIDYTTVVAKAFRAEQSLKDINWEMQRKRNHAQQSSQQNKKPFTGKPKRPGQYKPQGQPPKENIPKTAEKSIWKECDHHHYGKCMWGRYKCFKCGGMRHKADDYPKLKQPTTRRAYMMNAEQAEPDTMLIIGRTLLPSVATYALLDSGATHSFIYESFVKKLGILLVDVEPGFRVTVPSSEHMVSTTMVKGVELKLQKNVIRADLIVLPIPEFDIILGMDCRSIDDVEVVKEFPDVFPDDVSGILPKREVEFAAKLMPGTVTISKDLNRVIVKNKYPLPRIKDLFDQLQGASVFSKMDLRSGYHQLRVKETDVHKRAFKMRYEFLSFCDAF; encoded by the exons ATGGATCGTTTACTAGAGCAGCACGTGGGAAATGGTGCGAGGGTCCGATCGGAAGCTGTCTATGAGCTATTTAATAGGATGGATCCCGCAAATTTTTTTGGCACTACTGATCCATTTGTGGCTAAGGGATGGATTAAATATTTAGAGGTGATCTTTAGGTATATGCATATGGTGGAAGCTGACCGAGTTCGTTGTACCATCTATCTGGTGAAAGGTGACACTTCATTATG gttgaagagagagtttatgagtctccgcCAGGGGTACTTTACTGTTTCTGAGTTTGTGCAGAAGCTTGATAGGGGATGTCATTTCGTGCCCTTGATTGTCAATGATGTTGCAGATAAGTTACGACATTTCTTGAATGGATTGAGGCCTACGATCCATCGAGATGTGATGCTGACTGATCTTATTGACTATACTACTGTCGTTGCTAAAGCTTTTCGAGCCGAGCAATCTCTGAAGGATATTAACTGGGAGATGCAGCGCAAGAGGAATCATGCCCAACAATCAAGTCAGCAGAACAAGAAGCCATTTACTGGAAAACCGAAGCGGCCAGGACAGTACAAACCACAAGGACAACCACCTAAAGAAAACATCCCGAAGACTGCTGAGAAGTCAATTTGGAAGGAGTGCGATCACCATCACTACGGAAAGTGCATGTGGGGCAGGtacaagtgcttcaagtgtggaggaATGAGGCATAAGGCTGATGATTACCCAAAGCTTAAACAACCCACGACTAGAAGGGCTTACATGATGAATGCTGAGCAAGCGGAGCCAGATACTATGCTCATTATAG GACGAACTTTGTTACCGAGCGTAGCTACTTATGCTTTGCTAGATTCTGGAGCTACGCATTCTTTCATATATGAATCCTTCGTGAAGAAATTGGGAATCTTACTAGTGGATGTAGAGCCGGGATTCAGAGTTACAGTGCCTTCTAGCGAACATATGGTCTCTACAACCATGGTTAAGGGTGTGGAACTCAAATTGCAAAAGAATGTTATACGGGCGGACCTTATTGTATTACCAATTCCCGAGTTTGATATTATTTTGGGCATGGATTG TCGATCGATCGATGATGTGGAGGTTGTCAAGGAATTTCCGGACGTGTTCCCTGACGATGTTTCTGGTATCCTACCCAagcgagaggtggaatttgccGCTAAATTGATGCCTGGAACTGTGACAATATCTAAG GATCTGAATAGAGTGatagtgaagaataaatatccattaccACGAATCaaagatttgtttgatcaattgcaaggagcttCAGTATTTTCAAAGATGGATTTACGTtctggatatcaccagctgagagtAAAAGAGACGGATGTGCACAAGAGGGCTTTCAAAATGCGTTATGAGTTTTTGAGTTTTTGTGATGCCTTTTGA